The genomic segment TCTCTGTACAATGGTATGTGGTGTTCAGAGAGTACCTGTAAAAGTATTATTCTGCGTTTCATACCATTTGGAAGAGCTGATGCAACCCTTTAAACCGCCGAACTGGTGTCCTTCGGCGCACCTAGGATCCGCTGGAATGGGGGTCCAGGGAGTGGGGTCTCGTGATTAGTGGGTGAGGTGGGGTCTGTGGTGGCGTGGTGGGGTCTGTGGTGGCGTGGTGGGGTCTGTGGCGGCGTGATGGGGTCTGTGGTGGCGTGGTGGGGTCTGTGGTGGCGTGGTGGGGTCTGTGGTGGCGTGGTGGGGTCTGTGGCGGCGTGATGGGGTCTGTGGTGGCGTGGTGGGGTCTGTGGTGGCGTGATGGGGTCTGTGGCGGCGTGGTGGGGTCTGTGGTGGCGTGATGGGGTCTGTGGTGGCGTGGGCGTGGTGGGGTCTGTGGTGGCGTGGTCGGGTCTGTGGTGGCATGATGGGGTCTGTGGTGGCGTGATGGGGTCTGTGGTGGCGTGATGGGGTC from the Penaeus vannamei isolate JL-2024 chromosome 33, ASM4276789v1, whole genome shotgun sequence genome contains:
- the LOC138867983 gene encoding uncharacterized protein translates to MAAAQTPSCHHRPDHATTDPTTPTPPQTPSRHHRPHHAATDPITPPQTPPRHHRPHHAATDPTTPPQTPPRHHRPHHATTDPITPPQTPPRHHRPHHATTDPTSPTNHETPLPGPPFQRILGAPKDTSSAV